The genomic interval GGCCGTGATCGTCGAGATCCTCAACGACGATGGTTCCATGGCCCGCCGGCCGGACCTCGAGGCGTTTGCGGTGAAACATGGCCTCAAGATTGGCACCATCGCCGACCTGATCCACTACCGCATTCAGAACGAGAAGACCGTGGAGCGCATCTGTTCCTGCGATTTCCCCACGGACTACGGCAATTTTCGCCTGCACGCCTACCAGGATCAGATCGACAACAAGCTGCACCTGGCCCTGACCATGGGCAAGGTTTCCGGCGACGAGCCGGTGCTGGTGCGCGTGCACGGCAAGAACCTGCTGTTCGACATGTTCGGCGCCCGCCGCGACGACAGTGCGCTGCCTTTGCGCCTGGCCATGAAGAAGATCGCCGACGAGGGCCGGGGCGTGCTGGTGGTGATCCGCAAGGAAGAAGACACCAAATCCCTGGTGGAACGCATCCATCAATACAGCATGGAGGACCACGGGGTTCCCCTGCCCAATTCCGACGAGGGCGGCGACGACTGGCGCACCACCGGCACCGGGGCGCAGATCCTGGCGGACCTCGGCGTGCGCAAGCTGCGGGTGATGGGCGCGCCGAAGAAATACCTGGGCCTTTCCGGCTACGACATCGAAGTCGTCGAATACGTATCCTGCGAATAATCAAGAGAGTACATAATGTCCGAGATCAAGACCTACGAGGGTGGCATGGTGGTGGAAGGCGCGCGCTTCTGCCTGGTGGCTTCCCGTTTCAACAGCTTCATCGTCGACCATCTGGTGGAAGGCGCCATCGACGCGTTGGTGCGTCACGGCGCAAAGCGTGAAGACATTCATTTGGTGAAGACGCCGGGTGCCTACGAACTGCCGCTGGCGGTCCAGCAGGTGGCGGCCAGCCAGCGCTACGATGCCATCGTCGCCCTGGGCGCCGTGATCCGCGGCTCGACCCCGCACTTCGATTACGTGGCGGGTGAATGTGTCAAAGGCATCAGTTCCATCTCACTGAAGCACGAGATTCCGGTGGCCTTCGGTGTGTTGACCGTCGACAGCATCGAACAGGCGGTCGAACGCGCCGGCACCAAGGCGGGCAACAAGGGTGCGGAAGCCGCCCTGTCTGCGGTGGAAATGGTCAACCTGCTGCGCGGACTGAAACAGGCATGAGCCAGCCTCGAAGCCTGGCGCGCCGCAGCGCGGTCCAGGCACTTTATCAATGGCAAGTGGCCAAGATCGATCTGTCCGAGATCGAGCGCCAGTTCTTGGAGGAGCATGGCCTGGGCAATGCCGAGGTGGAATTCT from Methyloterricola oryzae carries:
- the ribH gene encoding 6,7-dimethyl-8-ribityllumazine synthase, translating into MSEIKTYEGGMVVEGARFCLVASRFNSFIVDHLVEGAIDALVRHGAKREDIHLVKTPGAYELPLAVQQVAASQRYDAIVALGAVIRGSTPHFDYVAGECVKGISSISLKHEIPVAFGVLTVDSIEQAVERAGTKAGNKGAEAALSAVEMVNLLRGLKQA
- the ribBA gene encoding bifunctional 3,4-dihydroxy-2-butanone-4-phosphate synthase/GTP cyclohydrolase II, whose protein sequence is MNTIAEIIEDLRHGKMVVITDDEDRENEGDLVMAASHCRAEDVNFMARYGRGLICLTLTRERCQQLRLPLMVNENRTPHSTNFTVSIEAASGVTTGISAADRARTIQCAVAPNAKPDDLVQPGHVFPLMAQPGGVLNRAGHTEAGCDLARLAGTEPAAVIVEILNDDGSMARRPDLEAFAVKHGLKIGTIADLIHYRIQNEKTVERICSCDFPTDYGNFRLHAYQDQIDNKLHLALTMGKVSGDEPVLVRVHGKNLLFDMFGARRDDSALPLRLAMKKIADEGRGVLVVIRKEEDTKSLVERIHQYSMEDHGVPLPNSDEGGDDWRTTGTGAQILADLGVRKLRVMGAPKKYLGLSGYDIEVVEYVSCE